The following proteins are co-located in the Candidatus Saganbacteria bacterium genome:
- a CDS encoding HD domain-containing protein, with amino-acid sequence MPLKKSKINKDALAIVKTLKANGYKCYLVGGCVRDLMLKITPNEWDITTDATPDVVSKLFKKVIPTGIKFGTVTVLLNNTPFEVTTFRKDEKYFDGRHPENVKFTKKLEEDLLRRDFTINAMAYDPIDFVFFDLFSGIKDLKNKTIRAVGDSIERFKEDGLRPVRACRFAAQLGFVIDKKTFNAIPKVLKVVKMVSIERVHDELVKILKTKKPSVGLDYLDRAKIMRLFIPEIVKMKGVKQPLRYHKYDVYFHSLYSCDRAPRENLIVRLAALLHDIAKPKCRAYRQAGKKGITFYNHDKKGVQMAENILKRLKFSNEIIKKVSNLVSNHMFNYDKTWGASAIRRFIKRVGIENIDDLFLLRRADMFAMRARTSAAYLKNLEKRINKVFKEENALRLSDLKINGRDIMSELKIKPGPQVGKILNKLLEKVLDDPSLNERKKLLRLIRETF; translated from the coding sequence ATGCCGCTAAAAAAATCCAAGATCAATAAAGACGCCCTTGCGATCGTAAAAACATTAAAAGCGAACGGGTATAAATGCTATTTGGTCGGCGGGTGCGTCCGCGATCTCATGCTTAAAATTACGCCTAACGAATGGGACATTACAACAGACGCTACACCCGATGTCGTATCAAAATTATTCAAAAAAGTAATACCTACCGGCATAAAATTTGGGACAGTCACTGTCCTTTTGAATAATACTCCGTTCGAAGTTACTACTTTCCGCAAAGACGAAAAATATTTCGACGGAAGGCATCCTGAAAACGTTAAATTCACAAAGAAGCTTGAAGAAGACCTCTTAAGGCGTGATTTTACGATCAACGCAATGGCTTACGATCCGATCGATTTTGTGTTTTTTGACCTTTTCTCAGGAATAAAAGATCTCAAAAATAAAACTATCAGAGCAGTTGGCGATTCCATCGAAAGATTCAAAGAAGATGGCTTAAGGCCGGTAAGGGCTTGCCGTTTTGCCGCCCAGCTTGGATTTGTAATCGATAAGAAAACATTCAATGCGATCCCTAAAGTACTAAAAGTAGTAAAAATGGTCTCGATCGAAAGGGTCCACGATGAATTGGTAAAGATCTTGAAAACAAAAAAACCATCTGTAGGATTGGATTATTTGGATCGCGCAAAAATAATGCGGCTATTTATTCCCGAGATCGTGAAAATGAAAGGAGTAAAACAGCCCCTTCGATATCATAAGTATGATGTATATTTTCACAGCCTTTATTCGTGCGATAGAGCCCCGAGAGAAAACTTAATCGTGAGGCTTGCCGCATTGCTTCACGATATAGCCAAGCCAAAATGCCGTGCCTACCGGCAGGCAGGTAAAAAGGGCATAACTTTCTATAACCACGATAAAAAAGGCGTTCAAATGGCGGAAAATATTTTAAAGCGCCTAAAGTTCAGCAATGAGATCATAAAAAAAGTTTCAAACCTTGTTTCAAACCATATGTTCAACTACGACAAGACCTGGGGCGCTTCTGCAATACGAAGATTTATCAAAAGGGTTGGCATCGAGAACATCGATGACCTTTTTTTGTTGCGGCGCGCAGATATGTTTGCCATGAGAGCAAGGACTAGCGCCGCTTATTTAAAGAATTTAGAAAAACGCATCAACAAGGTATTTAAAGAAGAGAATGCTTTACGCCTATCCGATCTTAAGATAAATGGGAGGGACATAATGTCCGAG
- a CDS encoding glycosyltransferase family 4 protein, which translates to MKIVMLVPYFYPHTGGTEKYVRDLSAALIMKGHEVTVISNNLPREKNAPTRETLPEGINVIRLDAIDMFHYLPVSTQFNLKMIESFDIVHVHVPAFSFLRAVAGKIKQPLIVTYHCDVTVSEKFAGIPVPKFLVPVFEESSNAYARMLLPKADAIINTTETYAETSPVMKNIAHHTAPIGIFYDKIDSIQKKLGLSPEKKNKKQLLFLGRLAGNKGCDYLVKAMPEVLVKYPHTKLVICGDGEEKAHILDLVTQFGIGEAITFLGTATFEKLITLYYESLVYVFPSINRLEAFGIVQLEAMANFTAVISSDIPGPNAVMDEGQSGLLVPKQDPHALAQAIMSLLADPEKALAMGRRGRELVEKKYDWNVIADKIVDIYKEAQAKKQSV; encoded by the coding sequence ATGAAGATTGTAATGCTTGTTCCGTATTTCTACCCGCACACAGGCGGTACCGAAAAATATGTCAGGGATCTTTCAGCCGCCCTCATCATGAAAGGGCATGAAGTAACGGTAATTTCCAACAATCTTCCGCGCGAAAAAAATGCTCCAACACGTGAAACCCTGCCTGAAGGCATAAATGTAATAAGACTTGACGCTATCGACATGTTCCATTACCTGCCGGTAAGCACCCAGTTCAACCTCAAGATGATTGAAAGTTTTGATATTGTGCACGTCCATGTCCCAGCTTTTTCGTTTTTGAGGGCGGTCGCCGGAAAAATAAAACAGCCTTTAATTGTCACTTATCATTGCGATGTCACGGTATCTGAAAAATTCGCGGGGATCCCTGTCCCTAAATTTCTCGTACCGGTATTTGAAGAAAGCTCGAACGCGTATGCGAGGATGCTTCTTCCAAAGGCCGATGCGATAATAAATACCACGGAAACATACGCAGAAACATCGCCTGTCATGAAAAATATTGCACACCACACTGCCCCGATCGGTATTTTCTACGACAAGATCGACAGCATACAAAAGAAGCTTGGGCTTTCTCCTGAAAAGAAGAACAAAAAGCAATTGTTGTTCTTGGGCAGGCTTGCGGGGAATAAAGGCTGCGATTATCTGGTAAAGGCTATGCCCGAAGTTTTGGTCAAATATCCGCATACAAAATTAGTTATCTGCGGCGATGGCGAGGAAAAAGCTCATATCCTTGATCTTGTGACCCAGTTTGGCATTGGCGAGGCGATCACATTCTTGGGGACAGCTACGTTCGAAAAGCTCATCACGCTTTATTATGAATCTTTGGTTTATGTGTTCCCGTCAATTAACCGCCTTGAAGCTTTCGGTATAGTCCAACTCGAAGCAATGGCCAACTTTACCGCGGTCATATCATCGGACATCCCGGGACCCAATGCTGTTATGGACGAAGGCCAATCTGGATTGCTTGTTCCAAAGCAGGATCCTCACGCTTTGGCTCAAGCCATAATGAGCCTATTAGCTGACCCCGAAAAAGCGCTGGCAATGGGCCGCCGCGGACGAGAGCTTGTCGAGAAGAAATACGATTGGAATGTCATAGCTGATAAGATCGTTGATATCTACAAAGAAGCCCAAGCAAAGAAGCAGTCAGTTTAG
- a CDS encoding radical SAM protein, translating to MLKTCIYYLTYRSNDTCEFDDIWSNEAYQKIEEAPIPKHLENIRDAGRSGAKLLEVTGGEPLLYSELPQILTQAKKLGFITSLTTNGILYSERAKEIRGLIDNLSFFLDYPMRDDHNRSRGIDCFNLVLSGIELARQLGENPAIKFNVTRDSVRYLPEMADLAQYVKAKLFVHPLDNFGGQWARFEARTLDHISYFFKRKDVVMDLAEVEFLKNRGNNTVFPRCRASETTITYLPDGTSASPCFENRGGRQGRENICSGCTLTNYMLPSFEIGLDKYRMLHYYSNWYNGRKSARGGQGEKV from the coding sequence ATGCTTAAGACTTGTATTTACTATCTAACTTACAGATCAAATGACACGTGCGAATTTGACGATATCTGGAGCAATGAGGCATATCAAAAAATTGAAGAAGCTCCAATTCCAAAACATCTTGAGAATATAAGGGATGCAGGGCGAAGCGGTGCAAAGCTCTTGGAGGTCACGGGGGGCGAACCTTTATTATATAGTGAGCTCCCACAGATACTAACTCAAGCAAAAAAACTGGGATTTATAACTTCACTTACTACAAACGGCATCCTCTACAGTGAAAGAGCCAAAGAAATAAGAGGATTGATAGATAATTTATCTTTTTTCTTGGATTATCCAATGCGCGACGACCATAACAGGAGCAGGGGGATCGATTGCTTTAATCTTGTGCTAAGCGGGATCGAGCTTGCGCGGCAACTTGGGGAAAATCCCGCGATCAAATTTAATGTTACCCGCGATTCTGTAAGGTATTTGCCTGAAATGGCCGACCTTGCGCAATATGTCAAAGCGAAGCTCTTTGTCCATCCGCTCGATAATTTTGGCGGACAATGGGCTCGGTTCGAGGCAAGAACGCTTGACCATATCTCGTATTTTTTCAAAAGGAAAGACGTTGTAATGGATTTGGCGGAGGTCGAATTTTTGAAGAACCGCGGTAATAATACGGTTTTTCCCCGGTGCAGGGCAAGTGAAACAACCATTACTTATTTGCCCGACGGGACATCTGCTTCCCCATGTTTTGAGAATAGGGGTGGACGGCAGGGGCGGGAAAACATTTGTTCTGGTTGCACGCTTACAAACTATATGCTACCATCGTTTGAAATCGGCCTTGATAAGTATAGGATGCTCCACTATTATTCCAATTGGTATAACGGCCGAAAGTCCGCCAGAGGCGGACAAGGAGAAAAAGTATGA
- a CDS encoding DUF2914 domain-containing protein, which produces MPEFLGYAKSPEPKWPYVMLIIIVLAVLLGLPPIVTSIRDSLASRPKEDPKQEKIVETKLYEPTKEASAPISAIGGSFIFSTGMAAGNKPIDEINEISKGQHDKLYVFTNVDGDNLRHVFVSPAGEDSADIKTSSWSYVGLYNKVPGKWEVRVVNGAGNILSRKSITILP; this is translated from the coding sequence ATGCCTGAATTTTTAGGATACGCCAAAAGTCCGGAACCGAAGTGGCCGTATGTGATGCTTATTATCATTGTACTTGCTGTTTTGCTCGGTTTGCCTCCAATTGTCACATCGATCCGCGATTCCTTGGCGAGCCGGCCAAAAGAAGATCCTAAACAAGAAAAGATCGTAGAAACCAAACTTTACGAGCCGACAAAAGAGGCGAGTGCTCCAATTTCCGCGATCGGGGGATCCTTTATTTTCTCAACAGGAATGGCCGCGGGCAATAAGCCGATAGACGAAATAAATGAGATATCTAAGGGCCAACACGATAAACTCTATGTCTTTACGAATGTAGATGGCGACAACTTGAGGCATGTCTTTGTGAGCCCTGCGGGAGAAGATTCTGCGGATATAAAAACTAGCAGCTGGAGCTATGTCGGGCTTTATAATAAGGTGCCGGGAAAGTGGGAAGTCAGGGTCGTAAATGGAGCTGGGAATATTCTTTCAAGAAAATCAATTACAATCCTTCCATAA
- a CDS encoding transglycosylase SLT domain-containing protein: protein MSIPKCTTPKTVNNILGYSGRNYAIPREYLDLALKHLPARLRKRLQNAKTKEEYDKIINETVVFVVYYLSLIKTESKFNPRAQNASGAKGLAQLMPRTAKEIASRLGMKYFNLFNPSDSTKISIAYFADLYKDKVTFEKAVLAYKRGPYRTDHQINSPLWREVKSCADGALKHYQGTIETELRGRFSFVRPS from the coding sequence ATGAGCATACCAAAATGCACAACACCAAAAACCGTCAATAATATTCTTGGCTATAGCGGGCGGAATTATGCGATCCCGAGAGAATATCTTGATCTTGCGCTAAAACATTTACCAGCCCGGTTAAGAAAGCGCCTTCAAAATGCAAAAACCAAAGAAGAATACGATAAAATAATAAATGAAACTGTTGTTTTTGTTGTTTATTATTTATCGCTCATTAAGACTGAATCAAAATTTAATCCGAGAGCGCAAAACGCGTCTGGAGCCAAAGGCTTAGCACAATTAATGCCAAGAACTGCTAAAGAAATAGCTTCAAGGCTTGGCATGAAATATTTCAATTTATTTAATCCGAGCGACAGTACAAAGATCTCGATTGCATATTTTGCCGATCTATATAAAGACAAAGTGACTTTTGAAAAAGCCGTTTTGGCGTATAAGCGTGGCCCATATAGAACGGACCATCAGATAAACAGCCCGCTTTGGAGGGAAGTCAAATCTTGCGCAGATGGCGCGTTAAAACACTATCAGGGAACAATAGAAACAGAATTAAGGGGCCGGTTTTCTTTTGTGCGGCCTTCTTAA
- a CDS encoding MFS transporter: MENINTKVSGFGAVFSNTGFLMLWLGQLTSQLADRIFVYVLMILVYQLTKSNAGVSLPLLAFGIPSVIIAPWAGILVDKLDRKWIMVVTDIARGLLILLIIPLIAKSVAHIFFVSLLIYSAAQFFAPAESSSIPELVERKNLIIANSLFMLTWMASSVVGFGLGAPLVNFLAEKGTLVAAATCYFISAASILVVPLKPPANIIHKKSHVFGDLGVGFEFIRRNYVVRYSLYKLFVAAVAISTLSVLAISYANDILNIGGRNFGYLIIAVGLGMVIGMWSLEKIRHYFKKGTIVVGSFIMSGLALLLLSRTHEVYLASFLIMLLGVGNIYITSSIQTILQHKIPRQIRGRVFGVQNMVINSAFTFPVVIFGVIADVWGILFSIALLGWMVLLMGIAGLFLPKFKTV, translated from the coding sequence ATGGAAAATATAAATACAAAAGTTTCAGGATTTGGCGCGGTATTTTCAAATACAGGCTTTCTTATGCTTTGGCTTGGGCAATTAACATCACAGCTTGCCGATAGGATTTTTGTTTATGTCCTTATGATCCTCGTTTATCAGCTTACAAAGTCCAATGCCGGCGTATCTTTGCCTCTTTTAGCATTTGGCATTCCGTCGGTCATTATCGCCCCGTGGGCGGGGATACTTGTCGACAAGCTCGACCGCAAATGGATAATGGTCGTGACCGACATCGCGCGCGGGCTCCTTATATTGCTTATCATCCCGCTTATCGCAAAATCCGTTGCCCACATTTTTTTTGTGAGCCTTCTTATATACAGCGCCGCGCAATTTTTTGCGCCAGCGGAATCATCTTCTATCCCGGAACTTGTCGAAAGGAAGAACCTCATCATCGCAAACTCGCTTTTCATGCTTACTTGGATGGCATCCTCTGTTGTCGGATTCGGGCTTGGAGCGCCGCTTGTCAATTTTTTAGCGGAAAAAGGGACGCTTGTCGCCGCGGCGACTTGTTATTTTATTTCCGCCGCATCGATCTTGGTCGTACCCCTAAAGCCGCCGGCCAATATTATACACAAGAAAAGCCATGTGTTCGGGGACCTTGGGGTCGGTTTTGAATTCATAAGGCGAAACTATGTTGTGCGGTACTCGCTTTACAAGCTGTTTGTTGCCGCGGTCGCCATTTCGACCCTTTCAGTCCTCGCGATCTCATATGCAAACGACATTTTAAATATAGGCGGCCGAAATTTCGGATATCTGATAATAGCTGTGGGGCTTGGGATGGTCATCGGCATGTGGAGCCTGGAAAAGATCCGCCACTACTTCAAAAAAGGGACAATAGTTGTCGGAAGTTTTATTATGTCAGGCTTGGCCCTTCTTTTGCTGTCAAGAACACACGAAGTTTATCTTGCTTCGTTCCTGATAATGCTTTTGGGTGTGGGCAATATTTATATAACTTCATCGATACAAACGATCCTTCAGCATAAGATACCAAGGCAGATAAGAGGCAGGGTTTTTGGCGTCCAAAATATGGTAATCAATTCCGCTTTCACTTTTCCTGTCGTGATATTTGGAGTTATCGCAGATGTATGGGGAATATTATTTTCGATCGCGCTGCTGGGGTGGATGGTATTGCTTATGGGTATTGCAGGCTTATTTTTGCCGAAATTTAAGACAGTTTAA
- the recO gene encoding DNA repair protein RecO — MALYKTKGIVLQRRNFDETARIITFFTNDFGKISAIAKGSKRPNSKFGGRLEPLNLLDLSVAHGRNLDILSQCETIENFKFLRDDPHYLKTALYFARIIHKATDEKQKNLNLFKLIILSLGKLDLKEPIDRVVKYFEVNFLRVEGLFRRDAPPDILIGEHLNEDVRQWKI; from the coding sequence ATGGCTTTATATAAAACAAAAGGAATAGTGCTGCAGCGCCGGAATTTTGACGAGACCGCGCGCATTATCACTTTTTTCACAAATGATTTTGGGAAAATAAGCGCGATAGCTAAAGGCTCAAAGCGCCCAAATTCGAAGTTTGGCGGGAGGCTTGAGCCTCTGAACCTTTTGGACTTATCCGTAGCCCATGGCCGCAATCTCGATATCTTAAGCCAGTGCGAAACGATCGAAAATTTTAAATTCCTGCGCGATGACCCTCATTATCTTAAAACGGCGCTTTACTTTGCGAGGATCATACATAAAGCGACCGATGAAAAACAAAAAAACCTGAATTTATTCAAGCTGATCATATTGTCCCTTGGAAAGCTTGACTTAAAAGAACCGATCGATCGGGTAGTAAAATATTTCGAAGTGAACTTCTTGAGGGTCGAAGGCCTCTTCCGCCGAGATGCGCCGCCTGATATACTGATAGGCGAACATTTGAACGAGGATGTAAGGCAATGGAAAATATAA
- a CDS encoding sigma-54-dependent Fis family transcriptional regulator: MTKKFTILVVDDEKDMLKTYENILKKEYRIIISESGIDALQKIERNDVDLVISDIKMPQMDGIELLKHIKEKHTHIDVIMATASKDVASAVQAMKLGAYDYINKPFDVSELKLIIERSLEKISLVKENIQLKETIKSSNPSLDLIGHNKETQKIRQIIKDIAPTDSTVLITGESGSGKEIAARLIHNQSNRKNNPFVAINCAAIPENLLESELFGYERGAFTGAMERRIGKFELADSGTLFLDEIGCMSPTLQSKLLRIIEDRKIERLGGNAQIDIDVRIVAATNIDFEKTIKEGKFREDLYYRLNVIPIKMLPLRDRKDDLELFINFFIGKFNKEFNKNIRSVSPQVYSKLRAYNFPGNVRELQNLLERAVALTKGNMIEEEQIFGLRYSSGNIQDENKPTSSDLKDALETFEKKIILNALAQSSDNQTKAAAKLGIARTTLSSRLLALGIRGQDES, encoded by the coding sequence ATGACAAAAAAGTTCACGATCTTAGTTGTTGACGACGAAAAGGACATGCTTAAGACTTATGAAAATATCCTCAAAAAAGAATACAGAATAATTATATCGGAGTCAGGAATTGATGCGCTTCAAAAGATCGAAAGAAACGATGTGGACCTGGTTATTTCAGACATTAAAATGCCCCAGATGGACGGTATCGAATTATTAAAACATATAAAAGAAAAACATACGCATATCGATGTGATAATGGCTACGGCATCCAAAGATGTCGCATCGGCAGTCCAAGCAATGAAGCTTGGAGCCTACGATTATATAAACAAACCTTTTGACGTAAGCGAACTAAAATTGATAATTGAAAGGTCATTGGAAAAAATATCACTCGTCAAAGAGAACATCCAGCTTAAAGAAACGATCAAAAGCTCAAATCCTTCCCTTGATCTGATCGGGCATAATAAGGAAACACAAAAGATCAGGCAAATAATAAAAGATATAGCTCCAACTGACAGCACAGTACTTATCACAGGCGAATCGGGATCAGGGAAAGAAATAGCCGCAAGATTGATCCACAACCAAAGCAACAGGAAAAACAATCCATTTGTGGCGATAAATTGCGCCGCTATACCCGAAAATCTTCTTGAATCGGAACTTTTTGGCTATGAAAGAGGGGCTTTTACAGGGGCTATGGAGCGTCGCATCGGAAAATTTGAGCTGGCCGACTCAGGAACGCTTTTCCTCGATGAGATCGGCTGCATGAGCCCTACCCTGCAAAGCAAACTTTTGAGAATTATAGAAGACCGCAAGATAGAAAGGCTTGGCGGAAATGCGCAAATAGATATTGATGTACGGATAGTTGCCGCGACGAATATCGATTTTGAAAAAACGATTAAAGAAGGCAAGTTCCGAGAAGATTTGTATTACAGGTTGAATGTTATACCGATAAAAATGCTGCCTCTAAGGGATCGAAAAGACGATCTTGAATTGTTCATAAACTTTTTTATAGGGAAATTCAACAAAGAATTCAACAAAAATATAAGGTCTGTATCGCCGCAAGTCTATTCAAAATTAAGGGCCTATAATTTCCCGGGGAATGTGCGGGAGCTTCAAAACCTTCTAGAAAGAGCGGTCGCGCTAACAAAAGGCAACATGATCGAAGAAGAACAGATATTCGGATTAAGATATTCTTCGGGAAATATCCAAGATGAGAATAAGCCGACATCTTCAGACTTGAAAGATGCACTGGAAACTTTCGAGAAAAAAATAATACTCAACGCTTTGGCGCAATCAAGCGATAATCAAACAAAAGCCGCCGCAAAACTTGGGATAGCAAGGACTACGCTATCTTCAAGGCTTTTGGCTTTGGGGATCAGAGGGCAAGACGAGTCTTAA
- a CDS encoding patatin-like phospholipase family protein, whose amino-acid sequence MTIFDNIANLLAFKKKKVGLALGGGIARGIAHIGVIKILKKHKVPISFVAGCSAGSIIGALFASGMDPHLMEKAAHRLGWARFIRFVMARHGPATTDEIQKFISTNIGDIQFSGLKYPFAAVATDLKTGREVIIRDGPVCKGVAASSAFPGVFVPLRRGHDLLVDGGIANNLPVSVAKKMGADFVIAVDVVPANPLKNDLNNALEIFGRAFDLVMKKISSDGRNLADIVIEPDIPEDIWHLDFDKSKRLIAAGEEAAESRILEIKTRLAL is encoded by the coding sequence GTGACAATATTCGACAATATTGCAAATCTTCTAGCTTTCAAGAAAAAGAAGGTCGGGTTGGCGCTTGGAGGCGGCATCGCCCGCGGCATTGCCCACATCGGCGTCATCAAAATCCTAAAAAAACACAAGGTTCCAATAAGTTTTGTTGCCGGCTGTTCTGCCGGATCCATAATAGGCGCCCTTTTTGCGTCCGGGATGGATCCTCATTTGATGGAAAAAGCGGCCCACAGGCTTGGATGGGCGAGGTTTATCAGGTTTGTAATGGCAAGACATGGCCCCGCGACAACCGACGAGATCCAAAAATTTATTTCTACGAATATCGGAGATATCCAATTTTCAGGGCTTAAATATCCATTTGCCGCGGTTGCAACCGACCTTAAGACCGGAAGGGAGGTCATTATCCGCGATGGCCCAGTTTGCAAAGGTGTTGCCGCAAGTTCCGCTTTCCCTGGAGTATTTGTCCCTCTTAGGCGCGGACATGACCTGCTCGTCGACGGCGGCATTGCAAATAACCTGCCGGTATCTGTTGCCAAAAAAATGGGGGCGGATTTTGTGATAGCCGTAGATGTAGTCCCTGCAAACCCTCTGAAAAACGACCTAAATAATGCGCTTGAAATATTCGGGCGCGCTTTTGATCTGGTCATGAAGAAGATAAGCTCGGATGGCCGGAACCTTGCCGACATTGTAATCGAGCCTGATATCCCCGAAGACATATGGCATCTTGATTTTGACAAGTCAAAAAGATTAATTGCGGCTGGAGAAGAAGCCGCCGAAAGCAGGATACTTGAAATTAAGACTCGTCTTGCCCTCTGA
- a CDS encoding phosphoglycerate dehydrogenase, whose protein sequence is MKVLASDKISEIGLKMLKDAGIDADMKTGLPEDELVKIIPEYDALVVRSDTKVTPKIIQAGKKLKIIARAGVGVDNVDLPTATKMGIIVVNSPEGNTVAAAEHTWAMVMSIARQIPQAHSKLKSGVWDKKSFKGVEVLNKTLGVVGLGKIGRRVAAYAQGMGMKVIGSDPFVTEDYAKSLGVELKKFDEVIKDSDFLTFHIPKTKETANLVNADMIAKMKKGVRIVNVARGGIIDEKALYDALKSGQVAAAALDVFEKEPTPPDNPLLALDNIVVTPHLGASTVEAQINVTVDVIEQIIEVLKGNAARSAVNIPSMRPELIEPVKPYLSIAEKLGSLATQIVSGAVSKVTVEYSGEVAEHNVSPLTTTILKGLLAPMMDVVVNFVNAPFIAKERGIAVIESKNKEVKDFASLITVKVESAKGIREVGGTVFEKLGDRLVSIDGFRIDAVPSGYMLILSNIDKPGMIGKVGTFLGKNQINIASMDVGRIKVNDKAVMVLNIDSVVPDSVLSELTSIEGISGAIVVKL, encoded by the coding sequence ATGAAAGTACTGGCTTCCGATAAAATTTCCGAGATCGGCCTCAAAATGTTAAAGGACGCAGGGATCGACGCTGACATGAAAACAGGGCTTCCCGAAGATGAGCTTGTGAAAATTATCCCAGAATATGATGCGCTAGTTGTCCGTTCCGATACAAAAGTTACCCCTAAAATAATCCAGGCGGGTAAAAAATTAAAAATCATAGCAAGAGCAGGCGTTGGCGTCGACAATGTCGATCTTCCGACAGCAACAAAAATGGGCATAATCGTGGTAAATTCACCCGAGGGAAATACCGTAGCTGCCGCAGAACATACATGGGCTATGGTCATGTCGATAGCCCGACAGATCCCTCAAGCGCATTCCAAATTAAAGTCGGGCGTGTGGGATAAGAAATCATTCAAAGGTGTTGAAGTCCTAAATAAGACGCTTGGAGTGGTTGGTTTGGGTAAGATCGGAAGGCGAGTTGCGGCGTACGCCCAAGGAATGGGCATGAAGGTTATAGGTTCCGACCCTTTTGTAACGGAAGATTACGCCAAGAGCCTGGGAGTCGAACTTAAAAAATTCGATGAAGTCATAAAAGACTCTGATTTTTTGACTTTCCATATCCCAAAAACCAAAGAAACGGCAAATCTGGTCAATGCCGATATGATCGCAAAAATGAAAAAGGGGGTCCGCATCGTTAATGTCGCCCGCGGCGGGATCATCGACGAAAAAGCACTTTACGACGCATTAAAAAGTGGCCAAGTAGCGGCCGCGGCCCTCGATGTTTTTGAAAAAGAGCCGACGCCGCCTGACAATCCGCTTTTGGCGCTTGATAATATCGTCGTAACCCCGCATTTGGGAGCTTCAACTGTCGAAGCGCAGATAAATGTGACGGTCGATGTGATAGAACAAATAATCGAGGTTTTAAAAGGAAACGCCGCACGGTCAGCCGTTAATATTCCTTCAATGCGACCGGAGCTTATTGAACCTGTTAAACCTTATCTTTCGATCGCGGAAAAACTTGGAAGCCTTGCGACCCAAATTGTTTCGGGAGCCGTATCGAAAGTTACAGTGGAATATTCCGGCGAAGTCGCCGAACATAATGTCTCTCCTCTTACTACAACGATCTTAAAGGGGCTTCTTGCGCCCATGATGGATGTGGTCGTAAATTTCGTAAATGCGCCTTTTATCGCAAAAGAAAGAGGCATCGCAGTCATCGAAAGCAAGAACAAAGAAGTCAAGGATTTCGCGAGTTTGATCACGGTTAAAGTTGAATCGGCAAAAGGCATAAGGGAAGTAGGCGGGACGGTTTTTGAAAAGTTGGGCGACCGGCTTGTTTCAATTGACGGGTTCAGGATAGATGCGGTTCCGTCAGGATATATGCTGATCCTTTCAAACATAGATAAGCCCGGCATGATAGGGAAAGTCGGGACTTTTTTGGGCAAGAACCAGATAAATATCGCAAGCATGGATGTCGGGCGGATAAAAGTCAACGACAAGGCCGTCATGGTCTTGAATATCGATAGCGTAGTTCCCGACAGCGTTTTATCGGAACTAACGAGTATTGAAGGGATTTCAGGAGCGATTGTTGTAAAATTGTGA